Part of the Oncorhynchus masou masou isolate Uvic2021 chromosome 18, UVic_Omas_1.1, whole genome shotgun sequence genome, acaccggAATGGTAGAtcagcagaagatgaatgtgcaggtagagatactggggtgcaaatgagcaaaataaataaataaatacccatatggggatgaggtaggtagatagatgggctgtttacagatgggctatgtacaggtgcagtgatctgtaagctgctctgacaactagtgcttaaagctagtgagggagatgtgagtctccagcttcagagatttttgtaattcgttccagtcatgggtagcagagaactggaaggaaagacgaccaaaggaggaattggctttgggggtgaccagtgagatatacctgctggagcgcgtgctgctatggtgaccagtgagctgagatacggcggggctttacctagaagagacttgtagataacctgtagccagtgggtttggcaacaagtatgaagcgagggccaaccaacgagagcgtacaggtcgcatggggggtagtgtatggggctttggtgacaaaacggacggcactgtgatagactgcatccagtttgttgagtagagtgttggaggctattttatagatgacatcaccgaagtcgaggatcggtaggatgatcagttttacgagggtatgtttggcagcatgagtgaaggatgctttgttgcgatataggaagctgattctagatttaatttgggattggagatgcttaatgtgagtctggaaggatagtttacagtctaaccagacacccaggtatgtgtagttgtccacgtattctaaatcagagccgtccagagtagtgatgctgtaGTGATAAGCAATGTATTATTTCAAAACATACCATGAATAGATTGAGGGTGGCTATTGTATTCATGCATGCCCCTTTCCATGGTATCTGCCACCTGTAACTGTTAATAAACATGATGTCCTATTGGACAACTGATCTGTGTTAAGGgaaaagctagctagcttgcttgctTCAGTATCCTAGCCAGCTGCTAGGCCTTTCCTCTCTCACTCATGGTGACTTACCATCTTATTCTGACTCTCCGTCTGCACTTTTGCCGACAATTCTTCATCCTCGCTATGCCCCTGGGTCAGTTCCAGGCTGAACACGAAAACAGAACTGTCCTCTACAAGTTTACCCAGTTCGGCCACCGCCGCGTGAACAAGGGTCTCCATTACAGAGGCCAACTGGGTCTGCAACGCGATGAAATTTGACATTCTGTTTGTTGGTGTTTATCACGAGCGTAGCTAATTGACCACTCTTTTAGATTAGCATTTATGAAATATTAAGATAATACCACATACAGGTGAAGCTAGTACATCAATATATTTGATTAATTAGGAGTACAGAGACTCTTTTTTTGTGAATGTGCTCACACGGAAGTATTTTGTGAACTCCAAACTTCTAGTTCCGGTTTAGAAGTGAGTTGAGTTTATTAAAGAGACAGCTActatattttgaaagttacaAAGTTGTACATTACCTTATTCAAACACACTGTAGTGtgattattttgtttatttaataCTTGACCTTCCAGGAAACCCCATACGTTTATTTACTTTGGCATTTAAACATAGGGCATCTGGTAATCAAGGGCATTGAGAATCTTTGAAGAGGCTGTTTCGAAAACCTGTGGGGCGATCATATGAATTATACGATGACGCAAATACCGCGCCAAATTTTGTAGAGAGCTACTTGCTTGTTGACAATTGGGAGCTAGAAAGGTACCTAGCTTGCTATCCAAAAGACACGGACACAATCACAATAATAACCTGTCATTCACTCCAGTCAAAGGACGCGTGAGTTGGGAGACATTCTTATTTTTGTTGGCATGTCCAGTCGGAATAGCTAGTTCCACAATTTCTGTAGGTAGAGGCCGGTGCCAGTTCCAGTGTCTGAGATatttacgttagctagctagcatcagCTGCTCGCTAAGTAGCGCAATCTAGCTAGCAAGTTAACGTTGAGCGACAAGCTAAATTATTGAAATTGACGGTCATGTTATTGGCGATTTTGTGTGGTTGTAGCTCCGACTTTGTGCGTTTGGTTATTGTTTTGGGGAAGTGAATTTGAGATAGACGCTACTGTCTGGGCAGAAAGAGTCACGTTAAAGGGGATAGCGTAGCGTTAATTGGCTAGTTACATTAGCTATATCACTGCCAGTTAATTCCTCACACATTGTTTACATTTTATGTtgcatttttctttatttgtccTAGTTGCTAGGGGAAGCAGACATGGGTTTACTGGATCAATGTGAGGAGCTGTTCAAGACGTCAAACCTTTATGATGTAATCGGTGTCACAAATGATGCATCGGAGGCAGAGGTTCGACGGGGTTATTATAAAGTCTCACTACAAGTCCACCCTGACAGATCACCAGGTGACGGGCAAGCCACTGCCAAGTTCCAGGTAGGCAAGACAACACTTACATTCAAAAAATAATGTGTGAACTTTTGTTTACCTTTAAAACTTTGGTTGATATATTGGGAGGAGCAGGTGTCCAATGATCAGTTTCTGTCCTGTTTGATATCTTGATGTGTTACTAGACTCTAGGGAAGGTGTATGCAGTCTTGAGTGACAAAAACCAAAGGGCCATTTACGACGAGCAGGGCATAGTAGACGAGGAGTCTGACTCACTTGACCAAGATCGTAACTGGGAAGAATATTGGAGAACAATGTTTCCTAAGGTAGGACTTCAAGTTAAGCATTTTTTCCCCCAGTGCAAGTTACAAATGGATACATTCAGTGCCTAGTGAAAGTCTTCACATCCGCCTTGCACAGTTTTCACATTCTGCAGCCTCAAATTAAAATCTCAGCTCCAATGAATTAACACTGAACATTCAGAAAGTCCCAGGCCTGGACATGATCAGTTAGGTCAAGACTGTGCATTCTCTTTGCAGATCACACTTCAAGATATCCTGAACTTTGAGAAGTCCTACAAGGACTCTGAGGAAGAAAAGCATGATCTGATGCGGGTCTATGAGGAGCACAAGGGCGACATGGACATGATCATGGAGAACGTGCTGTGTGCCACCCAGGAGGACGAGCCACGGATCAGAGCCATCCTCCAGTGCGCCATCGACTCCAAAGTGCTGCTGGCTCACAAGGCTTTCACCAACGAGAGTGCTAAGAAGAAAAGCAGCCGCAAACGCAAGGTGTGTGAACTAATCTACCACTCTATATATATTCCTCAGTGCATTTTGAGTTTGTTTTATCTCATGCTCTTATCACAGAGACATAGCTAACTGATACAGGTGAACATCAGTATGGTCACCATTGCAGCTGTCAATGTTTGTGTCATTGTGTTTCCAGGCCGATAAAGAGCGTAAAGAGGCAGAGGAGATGCAGAAAGAGATGGGCCTGAACAGCGAGGACAGCCTGGTGGCCATGATCAAGGTGAGACAGTTAGTTGACCAACGTGATACAACGTAAATGTACAACCATTACTGACCTTTTTTCGAAGCTGCCGTTGGTTATGTATCTCGTATCCCCCTCCTTTTCTTTTATTTCAGAAAAATCAGAAGTCAAAAGAGGCAGGCTTTAACAATTTTATGGATAACCTGGAGGCAAAGTACTGCAAGAAAAGACCAAGCTCCTCCTCAGGAAGGAAGGGAAAGAAGTGACTTTTTTTTTCTAACTCACCTCTGCGCTGTTGCTAACAGTCATGTTTTCATTATATGTTATGATTAAAAGTTGATCCTGCGCAAAGACAGTTCTTGAGACCACTCTGTCATAGTGAAAGATGATATTCTGTTCATAAGTCACTTAAGACCTAAACATGGTCCGATGATTTGAGTGGCAGGGGATGTGCCTATATATATGGGGGGTGTCACTATGAAAGAAGTAATATGTATATTTCCAAAGATTTAAAAATAAATGATTTACTTGGTAACGGAAAGTCTTATCATACTAGCTTCTGTAACCAGTGGCCTAGATGGTTATGTAGCAACAACACATTATCAAGACATTACGATGTAATGTTGCCGATTGGTTTTATGTATAGCCCTTAAGGATTCTTTTATTTTTCACATTGcacttaaatgtatttggtttttAAGTCAAAAAATAAAAGCGTCCAAAACGTTCAGTCTCTCTTGGTGGCAACAGCAGGCTTAAAATGTATATTTAGGCTTTATGGTTTTATTCAGTTAGTTTCTGTACATACACCAATCAGGCTTAAAAAAAACATCAGTTTAGGTTTTATTAATTTAGTCTGTACATATAAGTATGATATTATTACAGGGCTGATACACTTATTACAACCATTCACTTTGTAAATCATTTTGAGAATCATTGCAATACTGTGGAGGTAGTTACATTATTTAAACAAAATCAGTTTAAACTTCATAAAGGCCTAGTGATCACACAAAAATGTATGCAAAAATGTCCTTTacatagtgtgtgtatatatatatataataagaaTAAAAAAGGTTAGCTATAAGCCAAGCCCTTTGATGGTAATACAGTATCTCTTGAAACACAATGTCCTGGTCAAACACTTTTTTTCCTCAAGTGAGATGTATTTCCTGTcagttccccccatgtctgttcTTGACCTGTATGTTTCAttcccatctgtgtgtgttaccaAGCACTTAAACAGTACAGTGTTCCTGCCTGGTCTTCTAAAATCATCTGTGTGGTGTATTTGCAGCTTTGATGCTCTCTGTTGTCCACCCATCTTGCTATGATTTGAGGTGTTGTTGATTGGCCCATTCCTGGATCAACCGGTTAGCTATGGCGTAGCTTGGTGGGACCCAGAACACAGTAGGCTCTCCTTTGTTGTTCCGGGGTGGTGCCTTGATCGTCAGCGCCTCTTGGACTTCATCTAGGCTGAACCACCGTGCATCCTCTAACTCCaccttatccacactgacctgttAGGCAAAGCAGTTCAGATCAGCAACGTACAATTAATTCAGTTTTCAacgtattttatttatttcaatgtaCACTATTGACATGGAAAATATTTTCTAAAATATTTATTACAAATATAATCTCAAAGTCTCCTTAAAAGTAAAAAGAACAAAAAACAATTGAACAAAACAAATGTGATCTGGCAGTTATTGGACACTAAATGTACAACAATGGATAAGCAGGGTTGGATTACTGACCTGATTTTATGTTTGAGTAACTGAAATAGCATATGAACCCTGCATTaaccatgacaaaatgtgtagaattgcagaacatttgctttaaaactgcaacactATCTCtggcccatggcaaaatgtgtagaattgcaggaaattagctttagaaCTGCAAAATATTCTCTCTGCCACCCAGAAATAGGCCAAAAAATGTTTGGACCTAGGCCCCAGATTTGGTTAGTGGCCTGTGGAGAAGGCTTCGTCTAGATGTCTTGCTCACACTCAAGCCAAATGAATGTATGAACACAGAGAAAGTTAGAATAGTGAGGCAGCCATTGACTGACGTGTGTCTTGTCTGGGTTGACGGTGGCGTGACAGGCCACCATGAAGGAGCTCTGTGGGAAGGGCCAGTGCTGAGAGCCTGAGTACTGGATAGACTCTACCTCCAGCCCCACCTCCTCAGCTATCTCCCTGCGGAGTGCCTCCTCCATGGTCTCACCTGTTGACACATTCAGGAACCTATACCAGTGCTTATGCCAACAGTAATATATTAGTCTTAACAAGTACAGTTATGGATAAGTGAGTTACATCTCTCAGGCTGTTTACATCTGGGTAGCATATTAGGACTGGATGTAGCCTATGTAATAGACATGTTATAAATAGTCAATACACATGCCTCATTGATTTGAAATGTGCGGCATGAGACTCACCAATGTCACAGAAGCCTGCCAGTGCACTGTACATCCCCCGTGGAAAGGTGGACTGCCTCCCCAGCAAACACCGTTTCCCATCAGACACCAGTACGATCACCACCGGAGACATCTGTAGAAAAACAAAAGACACAACCAAACTATTTTTCACCCAGCTTGGGGAAATGTACTAACTACTCTATTTCATGATGAAAATCCAATGTGATATGAGAGCTGTTAAATAGCTGATTGACCTTTTATATTTGCTAGATAAGCCCCGTTTCTTACCTTAGGGTAATAAGTGATCCCACTGCTGTGACACACACGCTGACTGCCAGACTGGTTCCTTTGGGTGGGCTGCCCAGTGGAGCTGCAGAAGCCATTGGTCTGGTGCCAGCGAAGGAGAGCTTGCCCCTGACGATCAAAACATACACCCAGGTATTATagcaaacacagagagacacacggtATAAT contains:
- the dnajc9 gene encoding dnaJ homolog subfamily C member 9 — encoded protein: MGLLDQCEELFKTSNLYDVIGVTNDASEAEVRRGYYKVSLQVHPDRSPGDGQATAKFQTLGKVYAVLSDKNQRAIYDEQGIVDEESDSLDQDRNWEEYWRTMFPKITLQDILNFEKSYKDSEEEKHDLMRVYEEHKGDMDMIMENVLCATQEDEPRIRAILQCAIDSKVLLAHKAFTNESAKKKSSRKRKADKERKEAEEMQKEMGLNSEDSLVAMIKKNQKSKEAGFNNFMDNLEAKYCKKRPSSSSGRKGKK
- the nudt13 gene encoding nucleoside diphosphate-linked moiety X motif 13, with product MLQPLRILFRPKWMVSRSSASYVSRMRHLNKIKEEDEACRAALQSGNIFLYHKLAPLLRRTDSGIYQLPALQTKDVEEILEKLGEDKEMVKESILINCTEQNEAQFSFDVGAIEQAAVEELCRGTFVDLRKAFFLLRGSEAPLVARGQALLRWHQTNGFCSSTGQPTQRNQSGSQRVCHSSGITYYPKMSPVVIVLVSDGKRCLLGRQSTFPRGMYSALAGFCDIGETMEEALRREIAEEVGLEVESIQYSGSQHWPFPQSSFMVACHATVNPDKTHVSVDKVELEDARWFSLDEVQEALTIKAPPRNNKGEPTVFWVPPSYAIANRLIQEWANQQHLKS